A region of bacterium DNA encodes the following proteins:
- the leuD gene encoding 3-isopropylmalate dehydratase small subunit has translation MVIQGKVWKFRDDVNTDEIIPARRLNTSDPKELAKYCMEDIDIDFVKKIKPGDIIVAGKNFGCGSSREHAPIAIKFSGIAAVIAPSFARIFYRNAINIGLPILESNDAASDIKEGDIIEIDFNLGRIKNLTTGKMFQTAPFPPFMQELISAGGLMQWIKK, from the coding sequence ATGGTTATACAAGGTAAAGTTTGGAAATTCAGGGACGATGTCAATACGGATGAAATTATACCGGCGAGGAGATTGAACACATCAGACCCGAAAGAGCTGGCGAAATATTGTATGGAAGATATTGATATTGATTTTGTTAAGAAAATAAAACCCGGCGATATTATTGTCGCGGGCAAAAATTTCGGGTGCGGTTCGTCCCGCGAACACGCGCCGATCGCAATAAAATTTTCAGGAATCGCGGCGGTTATCGCGCCTTCTTTCGCGAGAATATTTTACCGTAACGCGATAAATATCGGGCTCCCGATTTTGGAATCAAATGACGCGGCTTCTGATATTAAAGAAGGCGATATAATTGAAATTGATTTTAATCTCGGCAGGATAAAAAATCTGACAACCGGTAAAATGTTTCAGACGGCTCCCTTCCCTCCATTTATGCAGGAGTTGATTTCAGCCGGCGGGCTGATGCAGTGGATTAAAAAATAA
- the leuC gene encoding 3-isopropylmalate dehydratase large subunit, with protein sequence MTITEKILAKHCGKKEVVPGELILAKVDLALGNDITAPLAINEFKKSGTKKVFDRNKVVLVPDHFAPNKDIASAEQCKILRDFSRGQKITNFFEVGKMGVEHALLPEEGLIKPGMVIIGADSHTCTYGALGAFATGVGSTDLAAAMVTGKCWFKVPASMKFVYRGKLPKWIGGKDLILHTIGDIGVDGALYNSMEFTGDAIDNLSIEGRLTMANMAIEAGGKNGIFHVDKKTIEYLKDKTRGKYPIFKSDKDAEYVSVYEYDVSKLKPKVAAPHLPSNVKEAREYKNVAIDQVVIGSCTNGRISDLRIAAGILKNRKVHPYIRLIVIPATQRVYRQAMKEGLLEIFIDSGAAVSTPTCGPCLGGHMGILAAGERALATTNRNFIGRMGHPKSEVYLSGPAVAAASAIKGKITDPGEIVK encoded by the coding sequence ATGACTATTACTGAAAAAATTCTGGCGAAGCATTGCGGGAAAAAAGAAGTTGTGCCGGGTGAATTGATCCTGGCAAAAGTCGATTTAGCTTTAGGAAATGATATTACTGCTCCTCTCGCTATAAACGAATTTAAAAAGTCCGGGACGAAAAAAGTGTTTGACCGGAATAAAGTGGTTTTGGTACCGGACCATTTCGCTCCGAACAAAGATATCGCTTCGGCGGAACAGTGTAAAATCCTTCGCGATTTTTCACGAGGACAGAAAATCACTAATTTCTTTGAGGTTGGCAAAATGGGTGTGGAACACGCCCTTTTACCGGAAGAAGGATTGATAAAACCGGGGATGGTCATTATAGGGGCGGATTCTCATACCTGCACTTACGGCGCGCTTGGCGCTTTTGCCACCGGTGTGGGAAGTACCGACCTTGCTGCGGCGATGGTAACGGGGAAATGCTGGTTTAAAGTTCCCGCCTCAATGAAGTTTGTTTACCGCGGGAAGCTTCCGAAATGGATTGGCGGAAAGGATTTGATTCTGCATACTATCGGGGACATAGGTGTGGACGGGGCGCTTTATAACTCAATGGAGTTTACAGGGGACGCGATAGATAATTTGTCGATTGAAGGCCGTTTAACTATGGCAAATATGGCGATTGAAGCCGGGGGGAAAAATGGTATATTCCATGTTGATAAAAAAACAATCGAATACCTGAAAGATAAAACAAGGGGAAAATATCCAATATTTAAAAGCGATAAAGATGCTGAATATGTAAGCGTGTATGAGTATGATGTAAGCAAATTGAAACCGAAGGTGGCGGCGCCGCATCTGCCGAGTAATGTAAAAGAGGCGCGGGAATATAAAAATGTCGCTATCGACCAGGTGGTAATCGGTTCTTGCACGAATGGGCGCATATCCGACCTTCGGATAGCGGCGGGTATTTTAAAAAACAGGAAAGTTCATCCTTATATAAGGCTGATTGTTATTCCTGCTACGCAGAGGGTTTACAGGCAGGCTATGAAGGAGGGGCTGCTTGAGATATTTATAGATTCGGGCGCGGCAGTATCGACGCCGACCTGCGGGCCGTGCCTCGGCGGGCATATGGGAATTCTTGCGGCAGGGGAGAGGGCTTTGGCGACAACCAACAGGAATTTTATAGGCCGGATGGGGCACCCAAAAAGCGAGGTTTATTTATCAGGCCCCGCGGTGGCGGCCGCGAGCGCGATAAAAGGGAAAATAACGGACCCGGGGGAAATAGTTAAATAG
- a CDS encoding AAA family ATPase, which yields MVKILTLKAKGFKHLDIDKLSFPEKGSILIVGKNESGKSTLFEAIFFALFGRGLVVGQGGNISLISYSCDEAEVELGVALKDSYMVINRKFNREGESYHHLQITYADGKKEVLEKVTVVNNRIIKEIGLDSESLLNSCFVEQQNLDKIENISPQQREKAIAKLLNMDTFVNLEEKLKEEILKLENDLKVLEKKKELMSILKKLPVITKEKDDLDNYLDLLSLQDEKEILIERIKQEKSEVKFLESDLLDLDKNLNIIDKINLEKKQEDLQAMAEMKNIIASIDKKDASIKKLSYLKEMIDENTKEMKNKEKKIQELSLVKDELQDKEDAYREMREIKDALEKVLPLIERLLEEKLDLAERKKDIENWSNKSKNDTDLQARLKGLLDLKANVKEKYFIEGKILRKNKEKELLQMKKKEEILLIELKNIRGRVDEFKEKDLLVLWEKISSSLAKKESIEKEISATRQIITDSNADLEKLETEKKNINKNVYMFTIITIMSLVIVLTPLEIIPLFLRLICGAVTLIIMQRIYVSKKMVYNCNSEIYKKQKSLGGVKDNLMKLEGRKQNISEQVSDSEAKNELEDLMKKKGVKLPSSLEEAQNRLKEIENNFGGLKKDEIEEKVNQIKENLIEVESQVRRIEEDFILSENSGEITPEKIEDELKEYLEKEQSINANISKFMEETLVKNDDMGKIEAEIVRVEKEIEKKVEDTGRISIFESQFEEKNKLYTAHKKDLERMVLEHPVLKSFLPQKDLDLLNVTENNEMLANVKSKVISLQSTYMPGSLMDTSKNIALLESKIKDHKFIVEGFKKEAQEIVGEDFQVDIETLGKDIAFIEEEKNELFKKLNIFSEKYKLGNDPEKIITQMGSLMKEIEKDRAELESKNELRESKQQKKARQEEKISNISINEKRLEYINGKLHGQKIDGTKKDEFMAKREDLIGIIKFNTIKRDELRNEGISLTKKEIEEGEEGLEQKKKMAEIISKAREILTSTRKGIFENVLPRCELHMARLIPFMTADRYMDVRIDPSDYRLEIFDDQANSYIPKKMFSGGTKDQLSLALRLSFALATLPEELGAAPSFIFLDEPISAFDEERRDALVKLLITGELSDAFDQIFVISHFKELEEEFSNKIEMVDGRIKQ from the coding sequence GTGGTAAAAATATTGACCCTGAAAGCAAAGGGATTTAAACACCTGGACATAGACAAGCTTTCTTTCCCTGAAAAGGGTTCAATCTTGATCGTGGGGAAAAATGAGTCCGGGAAAAGCACGTTATTTGAGGCAATATTTTTTGCGCTTTTTGGGAGAGGATTAGTAGTCGGACAGGGGGGGAATATTTCTCTTATATCCTATTCATGCGACGAGGCAGAGGTTGAGCTCGGGGTGGCGTTAAAAGATTCTTATATGGTTATTAACAGAAAATTTAACCGTGAAGGCGAAAGTTACCACCACCTGCAAATAACATATGCTGACGGCAAAAAAGAAGTATTAGAAAAAGTGACTGTAGTTAATAACAGAATAATAAAGGAAATAGGATTAGACAGTGAATCACTCCTGAACAGCTGTTTTGTTGAACAGCAGAACCTGGATAAAATTGAAAATATAAGCCCGCAGCAAAGAGAAAAAGCAATCGCCAAACTTTTAAACATGGACACATTTGTAAATCTCGAAGAGAAACTTAAGGAAGAAATCCTTAAATTGGAAAATGATTTAAAAGTGCTGGAAAAGAAAAAGGAATTAATGTCTATACTTAAAAAATTGCCTGTAATTACAAAAGAAAAGGATGATTTGGATAATTATCTGGATCTTTTAAGCCTCCAGGACGAAAAAGAAATACTTATTGAAAGAATTAAACAGGAAAAATCTGAAGTTAAATTTCTGGAAAGCGATTTGCTTGATCTGGATAAGAATCTGAATATTATAGATAAAATTAATTTGGAAAAGAAACAGGAAGACCTCCAGGCAATGGCAGAGATGAAAAATATTATAGCTTCAATTGATAAAAAAGACGCATCCATAAAAAAATTATCATATTTAAAAGAAATGATAGATGAAAACACAAAAGAGATGAAAAACAAGGAAAAGAAAATACAGGAGCTTTCCCTTGTAAAAGATGAACTGCAGGACAAAGAAGATGCATACAGGGAAATGAGGGAAATCAAGGACGCTTTGGAAAAGGTGCTCCCGTTAATTGAAAGGCTTCTGGAAGAAAAGCTGGATTTGGCTGAAAGGAAAAAAGACATAGAAAACTGGTCAAATAAAAGTAAAAATGACACAGATTTGCAGGCCAGGTTAAAAGGCCTTCTGGATTTAAAGGCAAATGTAAAAGAAAAATATTTTATTGAGGGAAAAATACTGAGAAAAAATAAAGAAAAAGAATTATTGCAGATGAAGAAAAAAGAAGAAATACTTCTTATTGAGTTAAAAAATATAAGAGGAAGAGTGGATGAATTTAAAGAGAAGGATTTGCTTGTGTTATGGGAAAAGATAAGCTCTTCCCTGGCTAAAAAAGAATCAATAGAAAAAGAAATCAGTGCTACAAGGCAAATAATTACAGATTCTAACGCGGATTTGGAAAAATTAGAAACAGAAAAGAAAAATATAAATAAAAATGTTTATATGTTTACAATAATAACAATCATGAGCCTGGTAATAGTTCTTACTCCTTTAGAAATTATTCCGTTGTTTTTGCGTTTAATTTGCGGGGCCGTAACATTAATCATAATGCAAAGGATATATGTAAGTAAAAAAATGGTTTATAATTGCAATTCAGAGATTTATAAAAAACAAAAGAGCCTTGGCGGCGTTAAAGATAATTTAATGAAACTGGAAGGAAGGAAGCAAAATATCAGCGAGCAGGTAAGTGATTCCGAAGCAAAAAATGAGCTGGAGGATTTGATGAAGAAAAAGGGGGTCAAACTGCCGTCAAGTTTAGAAGAAGCCCAGAACAGGTTAAAAGAAATAGAAAATAATTTCGGCGGTTTAAAAAAGGATGAAATAGAAGAAAAAGTAAATCAGATTAAGGAAAATCTTATTGAAGTAGAATCCCAGGTCCGAAGGATTGAAGAAGATTTTATTTTAAGCGAAAACTCCGGCGAAATAACTCCTGAAAAAATTGAGGATGAATTAAAGGAATATTTGGAAAAGGAACAATCAATAAATGCGAATATATCTAAATTCATGGAAGAAACTTTAGTGAAAAATGATGACATGGGAAAAATAGAGGCAGAAATAGTCCGTGTTGAAAAAGAAATTGAAAAAAAGGTCGAAGATACGGGGAGAATATCAATTTTTGAGTCGCAATTTGAGGAAAAAAATAAATTATATACGGCGCATAAAAAAGACCTTGAAAGAATGGTGCTTGAGCATCCCGTGCTGAAATCATTTTTACCTCAAAAAGACCTGGATTTATTAAATGTAACTGAAAATAATGAAATGCTGGCAAATGTAAAGAGTAAGGTTATCTCCCTTCAAAGCACTTACATGCCGGGTTCTTTAATGGATACTTCCAAAAATATTGCACTTTTGGAATCCAAGATAAAAGACCATAAATTTATCGTTGAAGGGTTTAAAAAAGAAGCGCAGGAAATTGTCGGGGAGGATTTCCAGGTAGATATCGAAACCCTGGGAAAAGATATTGCGTTTATAGAAGAGGAGAAAAATGAGTTATTTAAAAAACTTAATATATTCAGTGAAAAATATAAATTGGGCAATGACCCTGAAAAAATCATTACCCAGATGGGTTCTTTAATGAAAGAAATTGAAAAGGACCGTGCGGAATTGGAATCAAAAAATGAATTGAGGGAATCAAAACAGCAGAAAAAAGCAAGGCAGGAAGAAAAAATATCGAACATAAGTATTAATGAAAAACGGCTGGAATATATTAACGGGAAATTGCATGGGCAGAAGATTGACGGAACGAAAAAAGACGAATTTATGGCAAAAAGAGAAGATCTAATCGGGATCATTAAATTTAACACTATAAAAAGGGACGAACTGCGAAATGAAGGGATTAGTTTAACAAAAAAAGAAATAGAAGAGGGTGAAGAAGGTTTGGAACAAAAGAAAAAAATGGCGGAAATAATATCTAAAGCGCGTGAAATATTAACTTCTACAAGAAAAGGGATATTTGAGAATGTCCTGCCGAGATGTGAACTGCACATGGCCCGGCTGATCCCGTTTATGACGGCTGACAGGTATATGGATGTCAGAATTGACCCCTCTGATTACAGGCTTGAAATATTTGATGACCAGGCAAATTCATATATTCCAAAAAAAATGTTCAGCGGGGGCACAAAAGACCAGCTTTCATTGGCTTTAAGGCTTTCTTTTGCACTTGCGACACTGCCCGAAGAACTTGGAGCGGCACCGTCTTTTATATTTCTTGATGAACCGATAAGCGCCTTTGATGAGGAAAGAAGAGACGCTTTGGTTAAATTGCTTATAACCGGTGAATTATCTGATGCCTTCGACCAGATTTTTGTCATCAGTCATTTTAAAGAACTGGAAGAAGAATTTTCCAACAAAATTGAAATGGTTGACGGAAGAATTAAACAGTAA
- a CDS encoding metallophosphoesterase, producing the protein MGIKIVLTGDNHLNAYSSRMRPFQIEERRKRLKENFRKTIDYSLKNKIDLYINVGDLFDVSNPRNDALLVVAEGLNDLKKAGIKAFLIGGTHDTPKGTGIIPQLIFARQENVNVFYKQDAAENTVLNIKGIDINISGLTTNPLLCRDTDPLKPALDNLPKNSSGLNILMIHYGLEGYLHPKANEPVIPLKFFDNYPFNYIFSGHVHTANHFYHNEKLFVMPGATEKLEFSEEKQTGFYYLEIDNKKQPYIEFIPVAFQKRSEVTIDFNNFYNKEDPNTFIINQLIKASDTKQMLKLTMAGDINRDIYQKIKFHNIWHIGEKSNFYFELSRDGFNIIDTEREYYKISRGRLSQKEEVNRVAEEMKITAKSANDKEIIDEAVKLIKKRFEEMKEW; encoded by the coding sequence ATGGGAATAAAAATAGTTTTGACAGGGGATAACCATTTAAATGCTTATTCATCGAGAATGAGGCCGTTCCAGATAGAGGAACGCCGCAAAAGGTTAAAAGAAAATTTCAGAAAAACGATTGACTATTCATTAAAAAACAAGATCGATCTTTATATTAATGTGGGTGATTTATTTGACGTATCCAATCCCAGGAATGACGCATTGCTTGTAGTTGCTGAAGGACTGAATGATTTGAAAAAGGCGGGAATCAAAGCATTTCTTATCGGAGGGACACATGACACTCCGAAAGGTACCGGGATTATTCCGCAATTGATTTTTGCGCGGCAGGAAAATGTTAATGTGTTCTACAAGCAGGATGCTGCTGAAAATACCGTGCTTAACATAAAAGGCATAGATATTAATATTTCAGGTTTGACGACTAATCCTCTTTTATGCCGTGATACTGATCCGTTAAAGCCCGCTTTGGATAACCTTCCCAAAAATTCTTCCGGTTTAAATATTTTAATGATTCATTACGGCCTGGAAGGTTATTTACATCCAAAAGCCAATGAACCGGTAATTCCTTTAAAATTTTTTGACAATTATCCTTTTAATTACATATTTTCAGGACATGTTCATACTGCAAATCATTTTTATCATAATGAAAAATTATTTGTTATGCCGGGAGCAACAGAAAAGCTTGAATTTTCGGAAGAAAAACAAACCGGATTTTATTATCTTGAAATTGATAACAAAAAACAACCGTATATAGAATTTATTCCTGTTGCTTTCCAGAAAAGGAGCGAGGTGACTATTGATTTTAATAATTTCTACAATAAAGAAGACCCAAACACATTTATAATTAACCAGTTAATAAAGGCGTCAGATACGAAACAAATGTTAAAATTAACAATGGCTGGAGATATAAACCGGGATATATATCAAAAAATAAAATTTCATAATATCTGGCACATAGGTGAAAAATCTAATTTTTATTTCGAATTATCAAGAGACGGGTTTAATATTATTGATACTGAAAGAGAATATTATAAAATAAGCAGGGGAAGATTGAGCCAAAAAGAAGAGGTTAACCGGGTGGCCGAAGAAATGAAAATTACTGCGAAATCCGCCAATGATAAAGAAATTATCGACGAAGCTGTAAAGTTAATCAAAAAGAGATTTGAGGAGATGAAAGAGTGGTAA